In one Rutidosis leptorrhynchoides isolate AG116_Rl617_1_P2 chromosome 8, CSIRO_AGI_Rlap_v1, whole genome shotgun sequence genomic region, the following are encoded:
- the LOC139861689 gene encoding IQ domain-containing protein IQM2-like, with the protein MGLSYSCPFTVYTDLETVGTSLVEETELDYAKMKEMCSEFDNVMNELTESSVLDLGSPEHEAAIKLQKVYKSFRTRRKLADCAVQIEQSLWKLQDFVELKRSSISFFNLNKQETAFSRWSRARTRAAKVGKGLSKNNKAQKLALQHWLEAIDPRHRYGHNLHFYYGKWLASHSKEPFFYWLDIGEGKEINLVDKCPRSKLQQQCIKYLGPIERKAYEVVMEDGKLLYKETGEFVDTTREPKGSKWIFVLSTSKILYVGLKIKGSFQHSSFLAGGATLAAGRIVADHNGTLKAIWPHSGHYRPTEENFQDFISFLKENDVDMTYVKMDSDEDKEPIIGNHIRSHSSEEEEVMSEKEPPKSIDDRLSKNNNVTKQQHTSGFQFKDFVSNLSTLERDDDTFVSINTNKNQGSESCSNDYSNFETILDGYEAADDSFDSQQNCTTSIHQLLSDDDEEEDEAISIHKQKIKETNDNNNNKFQFQLGRQSCCIWSTGAGPRISCLRDYPAELQSHALEQANLSPRSAPTTLNMLLCTTPLSSLEINRSKLMTVHNRPSL; encoded by the exons ATGGGGCTATCATATTCGTGTCCGTTCACCGTTTATACAGATTTAGAGACGGTCGGTACTAGTTTAGTTGAAGAAACAGAATTAGATTATGCGAAAATGAAGGAAATGTGCAGTGAATTTGACAATGTGATGAATGAACTTACAGAATCATCCGTTCTTGATTTAGGGAGTCCAGAACATGAAGCTGCCATAAAGTTACAGAAAGTTTATAAGAGCTTTCGCACAAGAAGAAAACTGGCAGATTGTGCAGTCCAAATTGAACAGAGCTT GTGGAAGCTCCAAGATTTTGTAGAATTAAAACGGAGTTCTATATCATTTTTCAATCTCAACAAGCAAGAGACCGCCTTTTCACGTTGGTCCAGAGCAAGAACACGGGCAGCCaag GTTGGAAAAGGTTTATCAAAGAACAACAAAGCCCAGAAGCTTGCCTTGCAACACTGGCTTGAGGCG ATTGACCCAAGACATCGTTATGGGCACAATCTTCATTTCTATTATGGAAAATGGCTAGCCTCTCATAGCAAAGAACCTTTCTTTTACTG GTTGGATATAGGAGAAGGGAAAGAAATAAATCTTGTTGATAAATGCCCGCGAAGTAAGCTTCAACAACAGTGCATCAAATACCTTGGCCCG ATAGAGAGGAAGGCATATGAAGTTGTAATGGAGGATGGAAAATTATTGTATAAAGAAACAGGGGAGTTTGTTGACACTACAAGAGAACCAAAAGGTTCAAAGTGGATATTTGTGCTGAGCACATCCAAGATTCTATATGTTGGATTGAAAATAAAAGGGTCGTTTCAACATTCGAGCTTTCTAGCCGGTGGAGCCACATTGGCTGCTGGGAGAATCGTTGCTGATCATAATGGAACATTAAAG GCAATCTGGCCTCATAGTGGCCATTATCGTCCTACCGAAGAAAATTTTCAAGATTTCATTTCATTTCTTAAGGAAAATGATGTGGATATGACTTATGTTAAG ATGGACTCAGATGAAGATAAGGAACCTATTATTGGCAATCACATAAGAAGTCACtcatcagaagaagaagaagttatGAGTGAAAAAGAGCCTCCCAAGAGCATTGATGATCGCCTGTCGAAGAATAACAATGTTACGAAACAACAACATACTAGTGGTTTTCAATTCAAGGATTTTGTTAGCAACTTAAGTACCCTTGAACGCGATGATGATACTTTTGTGAGCATAAACACTAACAAGAATCAAGGATCCGAGTCATGCTCTAATGATTATTCCAACTTTGAGACAATCTTGGATGGTTATGAAGCAGCAGATGACTCATTTGATTCACAACAAAATTGCACTACATCAATTCATCAACTACTGTCAGATGACGACGAAGAAGAAGATGAGGCAATTAGTATCCACAAACAAAAGATTAAAGAaaccaatgataataataataataaattccaATTCCAATTGGGAAGACAGTCATGTTGTATATGGAGCACAGGGGCTGGACCTCGAATCAGTTGTTTGAGAGACTACCCTGCAGAGTTACAATCACATGCATTGGAACAAGCCAATTTGTCACCAAGAAGTGCCCCTACCACCCTTAACATGTTGCTATGCACGACCCCCTTGTCGTCTTTGGAAATTAATAGGAGTAAATTAATGACCGTACATAACCGGCCTAGCTTATAG